A single window of uncultured Pseudodesulfovibrio sp. DNA harbors:
- a CDS encoding amino acid ABC transporter permease has translation MAFEFEPSVMIESLPLLMGGAKMTVILTVGGLFFGFILGVAAGMMKLSRNIFVRKLAGIYVETIRGTPMLVQAMFLYFGVPMALGIRIPAVVAGIIIIAVNSGAYIAEIVRGAVQSINQGQGEAGRSIGLNRFQTMRYVIWPQALRRMIPPLGNQFIISLKDTSLLMIIGVGELLRTGDEIVAVNFRSFEVYLTCGLVYLVMTMSIAKALRIVEKRMETVGK, from the coding sequence ATGGCTTTTGAATTCGAACCGTCCGTAATGATAGAATCTCTGCCCCTGCTCATGGGGGGCGCGAAGATGACCGTTATCCTGACCGTGGGCGGTCTGTTTTTCGGTTTCATCCTCGGTGTCGCCGCAGGCATGATGAAACTATCCCGAAATATTTTTGTGCGTAAACTGGCCGGCATTTATGTCGAAACAATTCGCGGCACCCCCATGCTCGTTCAGGCAATGTTTCTCTATTTCGGCGTTCCCATGGCTCTGGGCATACGCATACCAGCCGTTGTAGCGGGCATTATCATCATCGCCGTCAACTCCGGCGCATACATTGCTGAAATTGTGCGAGGTGCGGTCCAATCCATCAACCAAGGACAAGGAGAGGCTGGGCGCTCCATCGGCCTGAACCGTTTTCAGACCATGCGCTACGTAATCTGGCCTCAGGCTCTGCGCCGCATGATCCCGCCCCTTGGTAATCAGTTCATCATCAGCCTCAAGGACACCTCCCTGCTCATGATCATCGGTGTAGGCGAACTGCTCCGCACCGGAGACGAAATTGTGGCCGTCAACTTCCGTTCATTTGAGGTCTACCTCACCTGCGGTCTGGTCTATCTTGTTATGACAATGAGTATTGCCAAAGCCCTCAGAATCGTTGAAAAACGCATGGAAACCGTGGGCAAATAG
- the glnH gene encoding glutamine ABC transporter substrate-binding protein GlnH, whose amino-acid sequence MKRTMTLFIALAIALSMITTAFAGNLTVATDTNFPPFEFKDPKTGEHTGFDVEIWAAIAKEIGVQYDLQPMAFKGIVPGLQSAQLDAGIAGMSITDKRKEVIDFSDGYYDSGLLLLVKADETAIKDIKTLDGKVVATKQGTTSVEFLKENANPKEVKLFPNDNAMFMELLTGGVDAVMFDKPVVESFVSKRGKGEVKIVGDLYAGQPYGIGFPKGSELVAKVNAALKTLKANGTYSTLYKKWFGVAPR is encoded by the coding sequence ATGAAACGGACTATGACTCTCTTCATTGCTTTGGCGATCGCACTGTCCATGATCACCACGGCTTTTGCAGGCAATCTCACAGTTGCCACAGACACAAACTTCCCCCCGTTTGAATTCAAAGATCCCAAGACCGGCGAACATACCGGTTTCGATGTTGAAATTTGGGCCGCCATTGCCAAGGAAATCGGCGTACAATATGACCTGCAGCCCATGGCTTTCAAAGGTATCGTTCCCGGCCTGCAGTCTGCACAGCTCGACGCAGGTATTGCTGGCATGTCCATCACCGACAAGCGCAAAGAAGTTATCGATTTTTCTGATGGTTACTACGATTCAGGCCTCTTGCTTCTCGTAAAGGCTGACGAAACCGCTATCAAGGATATTAAAACCTTGGACGGTAAAGTCGTCGCAACCAAGCAAGGAACCACTAGCGTTGAGTTCCTCAAGGAAAACGCCAATCCCAAAGAAGTTAAATTATTCCCCAATGACAACGCCATGTTCATGGAATTGCTGACCGGCGGCGTGGATGCAGTCATGTTCGACAAGCCGGTTGTTGAGTCTTTCGTATCCAAACGCGGCAAAGGCGAAGTCAAGATCGTCGGTGATCTGTACGCAGGTCAACCTTACGGCATCGGCTTCCCCAAGGGTTCCGAACTGGTTGCCAAGGTCAACGCTGCTTTGAAGACACTCAAGGCCAACGGCACATACAGCACTCTTTACAAGAAATGGTTTGGTGTTGCCCCTCGTTAG
- a CDS encoding amino acid ABC transporter ATP-binding protein, producing MIQIKNLHKSFGDLKVLKGVDINVEAGQVVVIIGPSGSGKSTVLRCINKLEKPTSGTIIVDGFDIMDPKTDINMVRTEATMVFQQFNLFPHMSVLDNVTLGPIKVRGMKKSDAMSLGMKLLKKVGLGDKAGNYPEQLSGGQKQRVAIARSLALQPKAILFDEPTSALDPELVGEVLEVMKQLAREGMTMIVVTHEMGFAKEVADRVIFIDEGKVQVDTDPETFFAHSDNPRLKDFLGKVVSHV from the coding sequence ATGATCCAAATAAAGAATCTTCACAAAAGTTTCGGGGACCTCAAAGTCCTTAAAGGCGTGGACATAAACGTTGAAGCAGGACAGGTCGTGGTCATTATCGGCCCATCCGGTTCCGGTAAATCCACAGTACTTCGCTGCATCAACAAGTTGGAAAAACCGACTTCCGGCACCATCATCGTGGACGGATTCGACATCATGGACCCCAAAACCGATATTAACATGGTCCGAACGGAAGCCACCATGGTTTTCCAACAGTTCAATCTGTTCCCACACATGTCAGTGCTGGACAATGTCACACTTGGGCCGATCAAGGTCCGTGGTATGAAAAAAAGTGATGCCATGAGCCTTGGTATGAAACTTTTGAAAAAAGTCGGCTTAGGTGACAAAGCTGGGAACTATCCCGAACAGCTCTCCGGCGGCCAAAAACAACGTGTTGCCATTGCCCGTTCCTTGGCGCTTCAGCCCAAAGCAATCCTGTTCGACGAACCGACCTCTGCTCTTGACCCGGAATTGGTCGGAGAAGTGCTTGAGGTCATGAAACAACTCGCGCGCGAAGGCATGACCATGATCGTGGTGACGCATGAGATGGGTTTTGCCAAGGAAGTGGCTGATCGAGTCATCTTCATTGATGAGGGCAAAGTTCAGGTTGATACAGAC